In Oceanococcus atlanticus, the genomic stretch GCGATGGCCCAGTCGGCTGGCAGGTGATCAACCAGCCGTTGCCAGGTGGCGGACAAATCCAGCCAGCCGTGCAGGATCACGCGTAGGGGTTGGGCGTTGCCCTCCCAGTGGCGCACATGCATGTTGAAATTTCGCACCCGGTAGTGGCGGGTGTGGGCGCTGCGGGAATTTGCGCGAGGGGTGTTCATTGCAAGCCTGATCTTCGCGGGGCGCTCATCATGGCTGATCCGTCGAAACATTGGAAATGCCTGATTCTCCAGTGCAAATGGGCGATTGTCAGGCCTCGCCTGAAGGTATCGCGAGCGCCCGCATGCAAATCGCGGACGCCTTCGATACACTTCGACCCATCCTATGAGTAGCTCCCCGATGTCGACGCCCGCGCCTCTCGAGTTCAAGGGGCGCATGATGGGTATTTCCGTCCTGCGCATCCTGCACAACGATCTAGATGAACTGTCCGATTACCTGAAACATCAGGTCAACAAGGGCAACGGACTGCTGCGCGAGTTGCCGGTGGTTCTGGACATCGACGTGCAGATTATTGATGTTGATGGCTTGCTCGATGTGCTGCGCAAGCAGCACATCACCGTGCTCGGCGCTTATCGCACCGCCGCTTCGATGGAAGCCGCTGTGCGTCGCACTGGTCTGCCGGTGATCCTGGAGCAGAAACGCGGGCAGGCCGAGCTTGCGGAAGCTACGCCTGCACCGCCGCAGGCTGCTGAACCGCCTGCGCCGCAAACTCCGGTGCCGCCGGCATCTGATGCGCCGGTGCAGATGGTGGAGTCGCGCATGATCACCGCCCCGGTCCGTTCGGGGCAGCGCATCTATGCGCGCAACAGTGATCTCATCATTACCGCCCAGGTTAGCGCCGGGGCAGAAGTCATCGCCGATGGTTGCATCCACATTTATGGCAGCCTGCGTGGTCGTGCCATAGCGGGTGCTCAGGGTGATGAAAGTGCACGCATTTTCTGTCGCGATCTGCAGGCCGAGTTGCTGGCCATCGCAGGCCGATACAAAGTGGCCGATGATATCGGTGACGCGGCACGTGGCCGACCCGTCCAGATTTACCTGGATGGCGAGAAATTGTGTGTTGACCCATTGAATTGAGGAGAAGGACTCCGTGGCCAAGATTATTGTGGTGACCTCCGGCAAAGGTGGTGTGGGCAAGACCACCACCAGTGCCTCTTTTGCCTGTGGTCTGGCCCAGCGCGGACACAAAACAGTCGTGATCGACTTTGACGTGGGCTTGCGTAACCTGGACCTGATCATGGGTTGCGAACGGCGTGTGGTTTACGACTTCGTTAATGTGATCCATGGCGAGGCCAACCTGCGCCAGGCTCTGATCAAGGACAAGCGCTTCGATCACTTGTACATCCTTGCCGCCTCGCAGACCCGCGACAAAGACGCCCTGACTCAGGACGGTGTTGGCAAGGTGCTCGAAGAGCTGTCCAAGGAGTTCGACTACATCATCTGCGACTCCCCTGCAGGGATCGAAAAAGGCGCCATGCTAGCCATGCATTTCGCCGATGAAGCCCTGGTGGTGACCAACCCGGAAGTGTCCTCAGTGCGTGACTCGGATCGCGTGCTTGGCATTCTGCAGTCCAAGACCAAGCTGGCTATGGAAGGCAAGGGTGTGAAGGAGCATCTGGTGCTGACCCGTTACTCCCCGCAGCGCGTGGCGCAGGGTGAGATGCTGTCGGTTGACGATGTGCAGGAGATCCTGGCCGTAGAACTGCTTGGCGTCATCCCCGAATCGCAGTCGGTGCTCAACAGTTCCAATGCCGGTTTGCCGGTTATTGCTGAGCCTGCCGCTGATGCCGGTCAGGCATACAGCGATGTGGTTGATCGTTTTCTCGGCGAAGACAAGCCGATGCGTTTCCTCAGTGCCGAGAAGAAGGGCCTGCTGGGCCGATTCTTCGGGAGCTAATCATGGGCCTTCTGGATCTGTTTCGCGCCAACGAAAAGAAAAGCGCGAGTGTCGCCAAGGAGCGTTTGCAGCTGATTGTGGCGCACCGCCGCGCTGGCAATATGCAGGCACCGGTGTTCCTGCCCAAGCTGCAGGAAGATTTGCTCGAGGTGATTCGCAAATACGTCCAGGTATCGGACGACGCGGTCAAGATCGATGTCGAGCGCGACGGCGATATGGACGTGCTTGAGCTGAACATCGTTGTGCCGGACAACCGCGACTGACGCGAGCGCGTCAGTTGCCGGTTTCCAGCCATTCATTCAGGGTGAGCTCGCCGAGCACGGCGGTGCGGGCCTGAGCCAGTTGTTCAGCCAGATCACGGGCGCGCTCATGCACGCCCCCACCCTGCCGGTGGACAACACTGCGTGCGTCCACGCGATTGAGTAGTTCGGCCAGAGCCATGCGCCCCATATCAACGCGTGGCAGCAAGGCGCCGTCAGCGGTTTCGGCCAACAAACCGCATGCCAGCAGATTGTTGATCATGGGATTGACCAGATCTGGCGGTGCGCCGCTGCGGCGCGCCAGCTCAGCGGGGTTAAGCCCGCTTTGAGCGTCGCTGAAGCGGGCCTGCACCAGTCCAAGCAAGGTCAGAATCAGCATGTCCCGGGTTGCGCCTGAAGCTTCGGCATGGCGCCGAACCCGGGTGAGGTATTCGGGGTGCTGCAGGAAAAACGCAATCTGACAGCCGGTGAGCAGGATCAGCCAGCCCAGATACAGCCAGATCAGCAACAGGATGAGTATGGCGAAGCTGGAATAAATGGCGTTGTAACCCGATGAGCCGGCGACGAAATTGGCGAAGCCCCAGGCCGCCGATTGCCACAGCAGGCCGCTGACCAGGCCGCCGACAAAAGCTGGAAGCAGACGCACCCGGGTGTTCGGAATGAACATGAATACGAAGGTGAAAATGCTGACGATCACAACGTAGGGCAGCAGCAGGCCGGCGAGATAGACGGATTGGCTCACCAGCTCGCTGCTCAGCAGATTCTCGACCAGTCGGTTGGAGCTCAGGCTGGCGGTTGTGCCTATGACCAAAGTAATAGCCAGTGGGCCGAGCAACAAAACCACGAGATACTCTGAGATGCGCTGCGTCAGTGGTCTTTGACGCGGGATTTTCCAGATGAAGTTGAACGCGCTTTCCACCTTCTGAATCATCGCCAGCACGGTGTAGAACAGCAGTGCGATGCCGATCGAGCCAAGGACGCCGATTTTGATGTTGTCGACAAAACCGATCACTGTCGTGGTGATCTCGCCAGCGGATGGGCCTAGCGGTTCGAGCAGGGCCGCGATCATGGGTTCGACTCGGTTGTGAACCCCCAAACCCTTCATGATGGAAAAGGCCAGGGCCAGCAGCGGGACCAGCGAGAGCAGGGTTGTATAGACCAGGCTCATGGCGCGCAGGGTCAGCTCGCCAGCGGTCAGTTCGCGGATGGTGCAGAACACCAAGCGCCCAGCCTGGAGGGCTTGCCGGCGCCATCCCTGCGCGGAATATGTCCACAGCAGGTTCAGTCGTCCGTCCCAGTACTCTTTTATATTCATAAAGTTACACCTGATGCGCCGTTCGTCGGCTGGCGCCCTAATGTTGCACTGCAACACTTGACAGCAATCTGACGCACTACTATGATGCGGCGCAACAAATGTTGCAGCACAGCATTTTGTGCCCTCCGAACATCACACATGCGCTTTTGGGAGATTAGTCCATGCAGGTTCAAGAAATTTTTGATGACGTGAAAGGCCGTGCCGAGAAAGTGAGCAAAGAAGCTCAGGCTCGTTACGAGAAAGTGAGCAAGCAGGCTCAGGACGTGATCAAAACGTCGCGCGACACCGCCAAGAAGGCTGGTGATCTGGTTAAGAAGAACGCCAAGAAAGTCGCCGACACCAATCAGACCACCGCGAAAGGTCTGTTCGACAACGCTAAAGTCAGCCTGACCAAGGCGCGCGAAGCCGGTATCAAGGAATTCGCTGCTCAGCCGGCGGCTTTCCTGCCGGAAGGCAAAGACGACGTTGTGAAGGCTTACAACGTGACCGTCACCACCGTGACCAAGACGCGCGAAGACCTGGCCAAGCTGCTGAAGAAAAGTGCCGACCAGATCAAGGTGACCATTGAAGGCAAGAAGCCGGTCGCCAAGAAAGCCACCACCGCGCGCAAGCCGGCGGCTCGCAAGGCTCCGGCCAAGAAGGCCACCACCGCTCGTAAGGCTCCGGCCAAGGCGGCTGCGGCTTCCTAAGCCACGATCCCCCCCTCGGCGGTGCGTCAGCACTGCCGCCCCCGCCGGGTGCTTCCTTCGGAAGCGCCCGGTTTTTTGTGTGCAGGATCCGGCGTAGGCCTGGCGCAAATAGGGCTTAGGGACACGCTCAGACGTCGTCGCTGTCCGTCGTGCGGCGCCGGCGCGAGCCCTTTTTGCGGCTCGTTTCGTCAGGGGTTTCCTCCAGCGATCCGAAGGCCGCAGCGATCAGGCGTTGCCATGCTTTGGTGCCGCGCACGGCGTCCATGTTTTCCTTGACGAAAGTTTTGGCGTCTACGCCATCCAGGCCGTCCGAGAATTTGTCGCGCGCATAGCGAAAAAGATCTTCCTGGATGCCGAGCACATCAGGAATGCCGAGGAACTGACGCAGTTCTTCAGGCTTGAGGTCGATTTCGATCTTGATCTGCACACCGTTCTCCTAATGTCAGGTAGAGGCCAGTGTACGGGTTTGTAACCGCGTCGTTCAGCCTTCCAGGCGCTTGCGCGCTTCGGCGTACTTTTCTGCGGTTTTGGCGATGATGGCCGCGGGCAGGCTGGGGCCCGGTGCTTTTTTGTTCCAGTCCAGCGTTTCCAGGTAGTCGCGCACGAACTGCTTGTCGAAACTCGGCGGGCTGATGCCCAACTGGTACTGATCTGCGGGCCAGAAACGCGAGGAGTCGGGGGTCAGGACTTCATCGATCAGCACCACGTTGCCGTCCTCATCCAGGCCGAATTCCAGCTTGGTATCCGCGATGATGATGCCTTTCTCGCGCGCGTAAGCGGAGGCTTCGGCGTACAGCCGCAGGCTCAGATCGCGGACCTTTTCAGCCAGCTCGCGGCCGATCAGATTAACGATGTGGTCGAAATCGACGTTCTCGTCATGATCGCCCACCGCCGCTTTGGTCGACGGTGTGAAGATTGGTTCCGGCAACTTCTCGGCCTGCTGCAGGCCTTGCGGCAATGCGATGCCGCATACCGCGCCGGTGCTCTGGTAGTCCTTCCAGCCCGAACCAATGATGTAGCCGCGCACGATGGCTTCCACCGGCAGCGGCTTGAGCTTTCTGACCACGATGGCCTGGTCGGCAAGTTGCGCGTAAAGGTCGGGATCGGTGATCACATCGGACAGCGGGGTGTCCGACAGATGGTTGGGCAGCCAGTCGGCGAATTTCTGGAACCAGAAGTTGGCCAACTGGGTCAGCACTGCGCCCTTGCCCGGAATCGGGTCCGGCAGCACCACGTCGAACGCCGACAGCCGATCACTGGTGATGATCAGCAGTTTGTCGTCGTCGACCGCATAGATGTCACGAACTTTGCCGCGGTTCACAAGCGGCAGGTCAAGCAGGTCTGTGGTGTGAACAGCTTGAGTCATGCGCGGCTCCAGACGGGTGGTGCGAATTTGCGAAAAAAGGGCGCAACTTTATGCCAAGGTGCCCTTTTAGGTAAAGTAGCGCCCCTGCCGCCTGACAGGCGGTCTCTTATTTTGCAGTTACTACGTCGTTTCAGGTTCATGAATACCCAAAAGCCGGTCATTGCGCCGTCGATTCTGTCGGCCGATTTCGCTCGCCTTGGCGAGGATGTCTCACGCGTTCTGGATGCCGGCGCGGATTGGGTGCACGTGGACGTGATGGACAACCACTACGTACCCAACCTGACCTTCGGCCCGATGATTCCCAAGGCGCTGCGCGCATACGGCATCAGCGCCCCGATGGATGTGCATCTGATGATCGAACCGGTCGATGCCATCATTCCGGAGTTTGCGGCCGCTGGCGCCAGCCTGATCAGCTTCCATCCGGAGGCATCACGCCATGTGGACCGAACCATACAGCTGATCAAGTCCGAGGGCTGTCAGGCCGGTCTGGTGCTCAATCCGGCCACGCCGCTGAGCGCGCTGGACTACGTGCTCGACAACCTGGATCTGGTTCTGGTCATGTCGGTGAACCCGGGCTTTGGCGGTCAGTCTTTCATCCCCTCAGCGCTGGACAAGCTGCGCGCGATTCGTCAGCGCATTGATGCAGCAGGACTGGCCACGCGGCTGGAGATTGATGGCGGCGTCAAAGTCGACAACATTGCCGAGATTGCCGCGGCCGGGGCCGATACGTTTGTTGCCGGATCAGCCATTTTTGGCAGTGACGATTACGCCGCGACCATCGCCAAGATGCGTGAGCAGATCGACTCATGAAAGAGCAGCTGATTCCGGTAGTGCGTGAAGCACTGTCGGATCTGGAAACGCCGCTCTCCACCTACCGCAAGCTGGCTGATCGACCGAACAGTTTCCTGCTCGAATCGGTAGAAGGCGGTGAGCGCTGGGGGCGTTACTCGATCATCGGTCTGGCCGCGCGCGAGCAGATTCGGGTGCAGGGCGGGGTGCTGGAACATCGCCGCGACGCGCAAGTCATCAGCCGTTGCACGCCGGCAGACCCGTTGCAGTGGATCGCCGATTATGCGGCCCAGATTGAAGCGCCTGATCTGCCTGACCTGCCGCGTTTGAACGGCGGGCTGGTCGGCTATTTTGGCGCCGACACGGTGCGCATGATCGAACCGCGCCTGGCCGGTGTGAGCCACCAGGACACGGTTGGCGCGCCAGATATTCTGCTGCTGCGCGCTGATGAACTGGTGGTGTTCGACAATCTGCGTGGGCGGCTGAATTTCGTGATTCTGTGCGCGCCGGGCAGCGAGGCTCAGGCTGAGGCGCGTATCGACGAGTTGATGGCTCAGCTTGCGGTGCCGCTGCCGGCGGAGGCGCCCTGGCATTTTGACGAGCCCGAGGCGCTGGCTTTTGAATCCAGGTTCGGCGAGGCCGGCTACAAGGCCGGGGTCGAGCGGATTCGCGATTACATCCTGGCCGGTGATGCCATGCAGGTGGTGCTCTCGCAGCAATTGAGCGCCCCGTTCGATGGACGTCCGCTCGACCTGTATCGCGCCCTGCGCAGCCTCAACCCGTCACCGTATCTGTATTACTTCGATTTCGGTGAGGGCGAGGAACGCTTTCAGGTGGTGGGTTCGTCGCCGGAAATCCTGGTGCGTCTGGAAGAGCGTGAGGTCACGCTGCGGCCGATTGCCGGTACGCGCCCACGTGGCGCCAGCGCCGCTCAGGACCAGGCTTACGAGCGCGAGTTGCTGGAAGATCCCAAGGAATTGGCCGAACACCTGATGCTGATCGATCTGGGGCGCAACGACGTGGGTCGCATTGCCGAGCCCGGCAGCGTGCAGTTGACCGACCGCATGGTCATCGAACGCTACTCGCATGTGATGCACATCGTGTCCAACGTCAGCGGCACCTTGCGTGACGGGGCGGACGCCATCGATGTGCTGCGCGCAACCTTTCCTGCTGGCACCTTGTCCGGTGCGCCGAAAATCCGCGCGCTGGAGATCATCGATGAACTGGAGCCAAGCAAACGCGGGGTGTATTCCGGTGCGGTGGGCTATCTGGCCTGGAATGGCAGCATGGATACCGCGATTGCGATTCGCACGGCGGTGGTCCGCAACGGTCGTATCTTCATTCAGGCCGGTGCCGGCATCGTGGCCGATTCCGTGCCCGATGCCGAGTGGCAGGAAACCATGAACAAGGCAGGTGCCGTGTTGCGCGCTGCGGGGCTGGCGCAGGCGCGCCGGCATGCGGAGGCTCAGTCATGATTCTGATGCTCGACAACTATGACTCTTTCACCTTCAACCTGGTCCAGTACCTGATGGAGCTGGGGGTTGAGGTCAAGGTCGCGCGCAATGACGAGATCAGCGTGGACGAGATTGCCGCGTTGGCGCCGTCCCACATTGTGGTTTCACCCGGCCCGTGTACACCCAACCAAGCGGGGGTTTCGCTCGACGTGGTGGGGCGTTTTGCCGGCAAGATTCCGCTGTTCGGGGTGTGCCTGGGGCATCAGGCGATCGGCCAGTTCTTTGGCGGTCAGGTGGTCCGCGCCAAACAGGTCATGCACGGCAAGACCTCCTTGATTCACCACACTGGGCAAGGGGTATTCGCCGATCTGCCCAGCCCGTACACGGCGACGCGCTATCATTCACTGGTGGTGGATGCAGCCAGTTTGCCGGATTGTCTTGAGGTCACCGCCTGGACATTGACCGAAGATGGTCAGCGTGACGAGATCATGGGGCTGCGCCATCGTGAACTGGACGTGCAGGGGGTGCAGTTTCATCCCGAATCGATCCTGTCGGAGCACGGCCACCACATGTTGAAGAATTTTCTGGAAGGCAAATGAGCAACGCGACATTTACCGCGGCCCTGAATCAGCTGCTGGACGGCGACAATCTGCAGGCCGATACCACAGCGGCGGTGATGCGCCAGATCATGGGTGGCGAAGCCACGCCCGCGCAGATCGCCGGTTTCTTGATCGCCCTGCGCATGAAAGGTGAAACCGTCACGGAAATTACCGCGGCGGCCCGGGTGATGCGCGAATTCGCCGCGCCCATGGGTTTTTCCGACAGTCTGCAGGCGCAGCTTATCGACACCTGCGGCACCGGTGGCGACGGCTCCAGTTTTTTCAACGTGTCCACGGCCAGCGCCATCGCGTGCGCGGCGGCGGGGGCTAAAGTGGCCAAGCATGGCAACCGCTCGGTCTCAAGCAAGAGCGGCAGCGCCGATGTGCTGATGTCTGCCGGGGTCAATGTTGATCTGGCTCCGGAGCAGGTCAAACGCTGTGTGGAAGAGATCGGACTGGGTTTTCTGTTTGCACCCACCTTTCACCCGGCGATGAAGCATGCGGTGGGGCCGCGTAAAGAGCTTGGTGTGCGCACCGTGTTCAATTTGCTCGGTCCGTTGACCAACCCAGCCGGTGCGCGGCGCCAGGTTATGGGCGTTTTCGCCAGCCAGTGGGTTGAGCCGATCGCTCAGGTGCTGGGCAATCTCGGCTGTGAGCATGTCCTGGTTGTGCACAGCGAAGATGGCCTGGATGAAGTGAGCCTGTCTGCCGCCACCCAGGTTGCCGAATGGAAAGATGGTGAGCTGCACAGCTACAAGGTGCAGGCGCAAGATTTTGGTTTGTCGCGCTGTGATCGCAAGGAATTGCAGGTCAGCGATGCAGAGGACAGTCTGCAGTTGATCCGCTGGGCCTTTGCCGGCGAGCGTGGGCCGGTTGCCGACATGATCGCGCTCAATGGTGGCGCAGCTCTGTATGTGTCCGGCGTGGTCGCCGACTGGGCCTCCGGTGTGAGCCGGATTCAGGAGGTGCTCGACAGCGGCGCGGCCGCCGAAAAATTGTCAGAACTGGCCAGTTTGAGCCAGTCGTTGGCCTCCTCATGAGCAGCGTTCTCGACAAGATTCTGGCGCACAAGGCTGATGAAGTCCGGGCGGCCAAGAAAGCCATTTCGCTGGCCGGCCTGGCAGAGCTTGCCGAGCAGCAATCGGCACCGCGCGGGTTTGAGGCGGCAATGAATACGGCGATCTCTGCGCGTCGCAGCGCGGTGATCTCGGAACTGAAGAAAGCCTCTCCCAGCAAGGGCCTGATTCGCGACGATTTTGATCCGCCGTTCCTGGCCGACAGTTACGCCCGCGGCGGAGCGACCTGCTTGTCGATTCTTACCGATGAGGCCTTTTTTCAGGGACATGCCGATTTCCTGGTTGCGGCACGAGCGGCTTGCGAGCTGCCGGTGCTGCGCAAGGACTTCATGATCGATCCCTACCAGATGGCCCAATCGCGAGCCTGGGGTGCCGACTGCATTTTGCTGATCGTGGCCGCGCTGTCAGACGCTCAGATGAACGAGTTGTACGCGGCCGCCCGCGAATCTGCGCTGGATGTGCTGGTTGAAGTGCACGACGGCACCGAGCTTGAGCGTGCTCTGCAGTTGCCGGGCGGCTTGCTCGGCATCAATAACCGCAATCTGAAAACCTTCGAAACCTCACTCAACACCACGCTGGATTTGCTTGCAGACGTGCCCGGCGGACGAGACATCGTGACTGAGAGTGGTATCCACGGCGCCGAAGATATGCACCGCATGCGTGAGGCCGGCGTTTACGGCTTCCTGATCGGTGAGCATCTCATGCGTAAGCCGGACCCCGGCGCAGCCTTAGCTGCCTGGCTGCAAGATCAGGATTTTGCGACCGCTTGATTCGATCAGGCCGTCATCTTCCAGCGTTTTGAGGACCCGGCCGGCCATCTCGCGTGAGCAGCCGGCGATGCGGGCCAATTCCTGCCGGCTGAGTTTGACGATGCAGCCGCGTTCTTCGCGTTGTGCGTCTGGCTGATTGGCCAGATCAAGCAAAATGCGCGCTACGCGGCCTGAAACATCCAGGAAGTTGAGGTCGGCCAGGCGGCGTGAGGTATCGCGCAAGCGCAGCGCCAGTTGCCCGGCCAGGACCTTCATCACTTCCGGATGTTTGGCCGAAAACGCCTTGAACGGCTCAAAGCCCATTTCAGCAACCCAGGTTTCGGCGCGAGTGCGGACCAGTGCGCTGCGTGATTCCAGATGCGGGAACAGGCACATCTCACCAAAAAACTCGCCTGGATGGCAGTAGGCGAGTACCATTTCGCGCCCTTGTTCATCCTCGGCCAAAATGCTGACCGAGCCTTCCAGGATCAGATACAGACATTGAGGCGAATCACCAGAGTGGATCACGGTTTGTTTGGCGCTGAAACGGCGCCGGTGCGATTGGGTTACAAACGCCCGAACCGCCGGATCTTCAAGAAAATTGGTTTCACCGATCGCACTCATAACGTGGAGATTACCTAAAAATGGAAGCACGTGTTCGCTGGCTCGACGGGGCCAGTTTTGTTGCCGAGACCGGAAGCGGCCATGCCATCGTGATCGACGGTCCGCCGGACATCGGTGGTCGCAATATCGGGCCGCGTCCGATGGAGCTCATTCTGCTCGGTGTCGGTAGCTGCAGCAATGTGGACGTTATTCATATTCTCAAGCGCGCACGTCAGAACGTCGTCGATTGTGATGTGCGAGTGACCGCCGAGCGTGCCGAAACGGACCCGAAAGTGTTTACCGCCATTCATTTGCAGTTCACCGTGACCGGGCACGAAATGAAAGCGGCCCAGGTGGAGCGTGCGGTAAAGCTGTCGGCCGAAAAATACTGTTCAGCCAGCCTGATGCTGCAGGCCACTGTGAAGATCACCCACGCCTGCGATATTGTCGATCTGGGGCCTGCCCCCGCTGTGCACGCTCAGGAGTAACACGTGCAAAAAAAGCTCAATCACAAACTCAAGCTGCATGGTTTCAATAACCTGACCAAGTCGCTGAGTTTCAATATCTACGACATTTGCTACGCGCGTAGCGAGTCGCAGACCAAGGAGTACATCGAATACATCGATGAGGCGTACAACGCCGAGCGTTTGACCGATATCCTGACCGAGGTGGCCAACATCATCGGTGCCAACGTGCTCAACGTGGCCCGTCAGGACTATGAGCCGCAGGGTGCCAGCGTCACCATTCTGATCTGCGAAGAGCCGATGGACGATGTGCAGAAAGAGACGGTTGTCGCACATCTGGACAAGAGCCACATCACCGTTCACACCTATCCTGAAACCCATCCCGACCACGGGATCAGTACCTTCCGTGCGGACATTGATGTTTCAACCTGCGGGGTGATTTCGCCGCTGCGTGCACTCAATTACCTGATCAACAGCTTTGAGTCTGACATTGTCACCATGGACTATCGCGTGCGTGGTTTTACCCGCAATGTGAAAGGGCGCAAGCATTTCATCGATCACAAGATCAACTCGATTCAGGATTTTCTCGAGCGCGATATTCGCAACCGTTATGACGCCATTGATGTGAACGTGTATCAGGAATACATGTTCCACACCAAAATGCGTTTGCGTGATCTGGATCTCGACACCTATCTGTTCGGTGAAGGCGTGGACGAGATCACGCCCAAGGAAGCCAAGCGCATCCGACGCAGTGTCGAACACGAGATTCTGGAAATCTTCTACGGCCGCAATATGCCGCGATAGGCTGATTTAGCCCTTGTAGGCAGCGGTGGTCATGACTTTGGCCGCCGCGCGCATCAAGCCGCGCAGCGGTGGTGGCAGTTCGCGCCCGCCAGCATCGCGCGCCTGCTGGCCGTGACGGGCTTCGTCTTCTTTCATCTGCTCAACAATCTGGCGGCTGCGTTTGTCGCCCTCAGGCAGCTGACTGAGGTGGCCTTGCAGATGTTCTTCGACCTGGCGTTCGGTTTCCGAGACGAAACCCAGGCTCCAGCGATCTCCGGCCAGACCGGCAGCCGCACCAATTGCATAGGCGCCGGCAAACCACAGCGGACTCAGCTGGCTGGGCTGGCTGCCGAGCTCTTCCAAGCGTTGAGTGCACCAGTCCAGATGCGCTTGTTCTTCAAGTGCGGCGTCGAGTAGATGCTCACGGGTGTCGGGATTGCGCGCCACGCGCGCCTGGCCGCGGTACAGCGCCTGTGCGGCGACTTCGCCGGCGTGGTTGACCCGCATCAGCCCGGCCGCATGCTGGCGTTCGCGCGCATCCAGATCTTCGTCGTGATCGCGGGCCGGGTAGCTGGCCTTGTCGGTCGGGCCGGGGCGCAGGCTGTTCAGCCCGTGCTGCAGGTCGGCAAGCAGGGCGTCCAGTGGTGACAGATGGCGATTGCTCATGGGTTCATTCTAAAGCCCTGTGAGAATTTGCAAAATTCATGGCCGGCCCTGTGACAAGACGCGCACTGCCCGCATAATGACGGCATGAGATTGAGCCTGTTTCTGACCCCATGTGGCTGAGCGCTGACGATGTGCCACGTCGCCTGCCTGCGCAATGGTCCGCCGCGCTGGCGATTGGCGATGAGCCGTTGCTGGTCGAGGAGTCGGCCGATGCGTTGCGGCGTGCGGCGCGCGAACAAGGCTTTGACGAGCGCAAGGTGCTGGAAGCCGGCACCGGTTTCAACTGGGACGAACTGCTCGCCGAGGGCAGCGCCCTGTCGCTGTTTTCACAGAAGCAGCTGATCGAGCTGCGTGTGCCGGAAG encodes the following:
- the trpD gene encoding anthranilate phosphoribosyltransferase, giving the protein MSNATFTAALNQLLDGDNLQADTTAAVMRQIMGGEATPAQIAGFLIALRMKGETVTEITAAARVMREFAAPMGFSDSLQAQLIDTCGTGGDGSSFFNVSTASAIACAAAGAKVAKHGNRSVSSKSGSADVLMSAGVNVDLAPEQVKRCVEEIGLGFLFAPTFHPAMKHAVGPRKELGVRTVFNLLGPLTNPAGARRQVMGVFASQWVEPIAQVLGNLGCEHVLVVHSEDGLDEVSLSAATQVAEWKDGELHSYKVQAQDFGLSRCDRKELQVSDAEDSLQLIRWAFAGERGPVADMIALNGGAALYVSGVVADWASGVSRIQEVLDSGAAAEKLSELASLSQSLASS
- a CDS encoding cyclic nucleotide-binding domain-containing protein — protein: MSAIGETNFLEDPAVRAFVTQSHRRRFSAKQTVIHSGDSPQCLYLILEGSVSILAEDEQGREMVLAYCHPGEFFGEMCLFPHLESRSALVRTRAETWVAEMGFEPFKAFSAKHPEVMKVLAGQLALRLRDTSRRLADLNFLDVSGRVARILLDLANQPDAQREERGCIVKLSRQELARIAGCSREMAGRVLKTLEDDGLIESSGRKILILQPGS
- a CDS encoding anthranilate synthase component II — encoded protein: MILMLDNYDSFTFNLVQYLMELGVEVKVARNDEISVDEIAALAPSHIVVSPGPCTPNQAGVSLDVVGRFAGKIPLFGVCLGHQAIGQFFGGQVVRAKQVMHGKTSLIHHTGQGVFADLPSPYTATRYHSLVVDAASLPDCLEVTAWTLTEDGQRDEIMGLRHRELDVQGVQFHPESILSEHGHHMLKNFLEGK
- a CDS encoding OsmC family protein, which codes for MEARVRWLDGASFVAETGSGHAIVIDGPPDIGGRNIGPRPMELILLGVGSCSNVDVIHILKRARQNVVDCDVRVTAERAETDPKVFTAIHLQFTVTGHEMKAAQVERAVKLSAEKYCSASLMLQATVKITHACDIVDLGPAPAVHAQE
- the speD gene encoding adenosylmethionine decarboxylase; this encodes MQKKLNHKLKLHGFNNLTKSLSFNIYDICYARSESQTKEYIEYIDEAYNAERLTDILTEVANIIGANVLNVARQDYEPQGASVTILICEEPMDDVQKETVVAHLDKSHITVHTYPETHPDHGISTFRADIDVSTCGVISPLRALNYLINSFESDIVTMDYRVRGFTRNVKGRKHFIDHKINSIQDFLERDIRNRYDAIDVNVYQEYMFHTKMRLRDLDLDTYLFGEGVDEITPKEAKRIRRSVEHEILEIFYGRNMPR
- the coq7 gene encoding 2-polyprenyl-3-methyl-6-methoxy-1,4-benzoquinone monooxygenase, whose product is MSNRHLSPLDALLADLQHGLNSLRPGPTDKASYPARDHDEDLDARERQHAAGLMRVNHAGEVAAQALYRGQARVARNPDTREHLLDAALEEQAHLDWCTQRLEELGSQPSQLSPLWFAGAYAIGAAAGLAGDRWSLGFVSETERQVEEHLQGHLSQLPEGDKRSRQIVEQMKEDEARHGQQARDAGGRELPPPLRGLMRAAAKVMTTAAYKG
- the trpC gene encoding indole-3-glycerol phosphate synthase TrpC; translated protein: MSSVLDKILAHKADEVRAAKKAISLAGLAELAEQQSAPRGFEAAMNTAISARRSAVISELKKASPSKGLIRDDFDPPFLADSYARGGATCLSILTDEAFFQGHADFLVAARAACELPVLRKDFMIDPYQMAQSRAWGADCILLIVAALSDAQMNELYAAARESALDVLVEVHDGTELERALQLPGGLLGINNRNLKTFETSLNTTLDLLADVPGGRDIVTESGIHGAEDMHRMREAGVYGFLIGEHLMRKPDPGAALAAWLQDQDFATA